A window of the Janthinobacterium agaricidamnosum NBRC 102515 = DSM 9628 genome harbors these coding sequences:
- a CDS encoding M28 family peptidase → MRRHFTPALGLGLALGLASSHGFAQQLPVVSEAPLRAHLSFLADDLLEGRGTGQRGGDLAVRYLETQAAVIGLKPLKNGGYRQALNIVGSKVLPESRVTFEAGGQTLSPAFGSGIVYGASNGKASVAFDAPVVFVGYGIRAPEEQWDDFKGVDVKNKLLVMMVNDPQPTAGEPNRFGGKSLTFYGRWVYKYEEALRQGAAGVLLIHTTESASYPWSVPVNGFNHERFNLAGAGNQLEGWLQEDAARDLFKAAGQDLDALRARAESRDFQPVELNARVHVKLDSAIRHIEQYNVAGIVPGTDARLKQQAVIYSAHWDHLGIDHEHVGEDKPDHIFNGAVDNASGVAALLAMAQVAVQHPARRTQIFLWPAGEETGLLGSAAYVRDPIWPLAQTAADLNLDSMNFVGKTHDIGVAGAERSSLYASAGKVARAMGLKLAPAIPDLSGSFFRADHFNFAKAGVPAFNVGSAVFSGDGYFDFVKDPAASGARMVAFKKDYHQVSDEYHADWDLSGMVQQAQFTLNLGYEVANGKTMPVWNKNDAFGKVRR, encoded by the coding sequence ATGCGTCGTCATTTCACCCCTGCCCTCGGCTTGGGCCTGGCCCTCGGCTTGGCCAGCAGCCACGGATTTGCCCAGCAATTGCCGGTCGTTAGCGAAGCGCCGTTGCGCGCCCACTTGTCGTTCCTGGCCGACGACTTGCTCGAAGGCCGCGGCACCGGCCAGCGCGGCGGCGACCTGGCGGTGCGCTACCTGGAAACCCAGGCGGCGGTGATCGGCTTGAAGCCGCTGAAGAACGGCGGCTACCGCCAGGCGCTCAATATCGTCGGCAGCAAGGTGTTGCCGGAAAGCCGCGTCACCTTCGAGGCCGGCGGCCAAACGCTGAGCCCGGCCTTCGGCAGCGGCATCGTCTACGGCGCCTCCAACGGCAAGGCCAGCGTGGCCTTCGATGCGCCGGTGGTGTTCGTCGGTTACGGCATCCGCGCGCCAGAGGAGCAGTGGGACGATTTCAAGGGCGTCGACGTCAAGAACAAGCTGCTGGTGATGATGGTCAACGATCCGCAGCCAACCGCCGGGGAACCGAACCGTTTCGGCGGCAAGTCGCTGACGTTCTATGGCCGCTGGGTCTACAAATATGAAGAAGCGCTGCGCCAAGGTGCGGCCGGGGTGTTGCTGATCCACACCACCGAATCGGCGTCGTATCCCTGGAGCGTGCCGGTCAACGGCTTCAACCATGAACGCTTCAACCTGGCAGGCGCCGGCAACCAGCTGGAAGGCTGGCTGCAGGAGGACGCGGCGCGCGACCTGTTCAAGGCCGCCGGGCAGGATCTGGATGCGTTGCGGGCCAGGGCCGAGTCGCGCGACTTCCAGCCGGTCGAGCTGAACGCCAGGGTGCACGTCAAGCTCGATAGCGCGATCCGCCATATCGAGCAATACAATGTGGCCGGCATCGTGCCGGGCACCGATGCCAGGCTGAAACAGCAGGCAGTGATTTATTCGGCCCACTGGGATCACCTGGGCATCGATCACGAGCATGTCGGCGAAGACAAGCCCGACCACATTTTCAATGGCGCGGTCGACAATGCGTCCGGCGTGGCGGCCTTGCTGGCCATGGCGCAAGTGGCGGTGCAGCATCCGGCCAGGCGCACCCAGATCTTCCTGTGGCCGGCCGGCGAAGAAACCGGTTTGCTGGGCAGCGCCGCCTATGTGCGCGACCCGATCTGGCCGCTGGCGCAAACCGCCGCCGACCTGAACCTGGACAGCATGAATTTTGTCGGCAAGACGCATGACATCGGCGTCGCCGGCGCCGAGCGCAGCAGCCTGTACGCCAGCGCCGGCAAGGTCGCCAGGGCCATGGGCTTGAAGCTGGCGCCGGCGATCCCCGACTTGTCCGGCTCCTTCTTCCGTGCCGACCATTTCAATTTCGCCAAGGCTGGCGTGCCGGCGTTCAACGTCGGCTCGGCGGTGTTTTCCGGCGATGGCTACTTTGACTTCGTCAAGGACCCGGCCGCGTCCGGCGCCCGGATGGTGGCGTTCAAGAAGGATTACCACCAGGTCAGCGACGAATACCACGCCGACTGGGATTTGTCGGGCATGGTGCAGCAGGCGCAATTTACGCTGAACCTGGGTTATGAAGTGGCGAACGGCAAGACCATGCCGGTGTGGAACAAGAACGACGCGTTCGGCAAGGTCAGGCGCTGA
- a CDS encoding SRPBCC family protein, whose translation MAEVIVTVKLAAPAERVWDFIGGFQSLVEWSGSIKSSVPEQGGRVRRLKTTDGAVIAERLLNFSEEDRSYTYAIVSGPIPVSNYRSTLRVSGEPGAADCLVQWSGTFDAVAGAEEAMVGAFQHLYQSAFVDLKRIMGIAGDVIA comes from the coding sequence ATGGCCGAAGTAATCGTGACAGTGAAATTGGCGGCGCCCGCCGAACGTGTGTGGGATTTCATCGGCGGCTTCCAGTCGCTGGTCGAATGGTCGGGATCGATCAAGAGCAGCGTGCCGGAACAGGGCGGCCGCGTACGGCGCCTGAAAACCACCGATGGCGCCGTGATCGCCGAGCGCTTGCTGAACTTCAGCGAAGAAGACCGCAGCTATACCTATGCGATCGTATCCGGTCCTATACCGGTCAGCAATTACCGTTCGACCTTGCGCGTGAGCGGCGAGCCGGGCGCCGCCGATTGCCTGGTGCAATGGTCGGGCACCTTCGATGCGGTGGCTGGCGCGGAAGAAGCCATGGTGGGCGCCTTCCAGCATCTGTATCAAAGCGCGTTCGTCGACTTGAAGCGCATCATGGGCATCGCCGGCGACGTGATCGCCTGA
- a CDS encoding dienelactone hydrolase family protein, giving the protein MTATSKWIDIQAADGTFGAYLSLPRGGKGPGIVLIQEIFGVNAHIRSVADQYAADGYVVLVPDLFWRSGPRIELDYEEAGWKRAVELMQATDNPNVLADLDATVKTLRALPGVEGKIASIGYCFGGRLSYQVAAQGWVDTAIAYYGGGIQNKLDLADQIKVPLLMHFGGQDSHIPNDAVQKIAERFEDHPEVEIHIYPGAEHGFNCSHRASYQQRAAAQSHGNSLLFLAENL; this is encoded by the coding sequence ATGACTGCAACTTCGAAATGGATCGACATTCAAGCCGCCGACGGCACCTTCGGCGCCTACCTGTCGCTGCCGCGCGGCGGCAAGGGACCGGGCATCGTCCTGATCCAGGAAATCTTCGGCGTCAACGCGCACATCCGCAGCGTGGCCGACCAATACGCGGCCGATGGCTATGTGGTGCTGGTGCCGGACCTGTTCTGGCGCAGCGGCCCGCGCATCGAACTCGATTACGAGGAAGCCGGCTGGAAACGCGCGGTCGAGCTGATGCAAGCCACCGATAACCCGAACGTGCTGGCCGACCTGGATGCCACCGTCAAGACCTTGCGCGCGCTGCCTGGCGTCGAAGGCAAGATCGCCTCGATCGGTTATTGCTTCGGCGGCCGCTTGTCGTACCAGGTCGCGGCGCAAGGATGGGTCGATACGGCGATCGCCTATTACGGCGGCGGCATCCAGAACAAGCTGGATCTGGCCGACCAGATCAAGGTGCCGCTGCTGATGCATTTCGGCGGCCAGGACAGCCATATCCCGAACGACGCCGTGCAAAAGATCGCCGAGCGCTTCGAAGACCATCCGGAAGTGGAAATCCATATCTATCCGGGCGCCGAGCACGGTTTCAATTGCTCGCACCGGGCCAGCTACCAGCAGCGCGCGGCGGCCCAGTCGCACGGCAACTCGCTGCTGTTCCTGGCTGAAAACCTGTAA